A single region of the Salvia splendens isolate huo1 chromosome 18, SspV2, whole genome shotgun sequence genome encodes:
- the LOC121777513 gene encoding uncharacterized protein LOC121777513, with translation MKVKLVLWLLFVLAAPGSGSAARRRNLEVKRHLSRLNKPPVKSIKSPDGDIIDCIPISHQPAFDHPHFKNHTIQMMPSYHPEGLYRDGKKVGKGESGIAQLWHKSGGCGQGTIPVRRTREEDLLRASSIQSFGKKKHKTIPTPPTYAKPQPDLINQNGHQHAIAYVEGDQYYGAKATINVWDPKIQQTNEFSLSQLWLLGGSFASDLNSIEAGWQVSPDLYGDNNTRLFTYWTSDAYQATGCYNLLCSGFIQINNQIAMGASIYPLSSYRGSQYDISILVWKDPKEGNWWMQFGNDYVLGYWPAFLFSYLSDSASMVEWGGEVVNSESDGQHTTTQMGSGHFPDEGFGKSSYVRNIQVVDESNNLRAPKDIGTFTEQSSCYNIQLGRSGEWGEYFYFGGPGRNSNCQ, from the exons ATGAAGGTAAAATTGGTTTTGTGGCTTCTCTTCGTGCTGGCAGCGCCGGGCTCGGGCTCCGCCGCGCGCCGCCGGAATCTCGAAGTTAAGCGCCACCTCAGCCGCCTGAACAAGCCTCCTGTCAAGTCCATCAAG AGCCCAGATGGTGATATCATAGACTGCATCCCTATATCTCACCAACCAGCTTTCGATCATCCCCATTTCAAGAATCACACAATTCAG ATGATGCCTAGCTATCACCCGGAAGGGCTGTACAGAGACGGCAAGAAAGTGGGCAAGGGAGAAAGTGGGATAGCTCAGCTGTGGCACAAGAGTGGGGGGTGTGGCCAAGGGACGATTCCGGTGAGGAGAACAAGAGAAGAGGATTTGCTGAGAGCAAGCTCAATCCAATCATTTGGGAAGAAGAAGCACAAAACTATTCCTACACCACCAACTTATGCCAAACCTCAGCCTGATCTTATTAACCAAAATGGGCATCAG CATGCCATAGCATATGTTGAAGGAGATCAATACTATGGAGCAAAGGCTACCATAAATGTATGGGATCCTAAAATTCAACAAACAAATGAATTCAGCTTGTCTCAGCTCTGGCTTCTTGGAGGCTCTTTTGCATCAGATCTCAACAGCATCGAGGCTGGCTGGCAG GTTAGTCCAGATTTGTATGGAGATAACAACACAAGACTCTTCACCTACTGGACT AGTGATGCTTATCAAGCCACGGGGTGCTACAACTTGCTGTGCTCGGGTTTTATTCAAATCAACAATCAAATAGCGATGGGGGCCAGCATCTATCCCCTCTCGAGCTACCGTGGTTCCCAATATGATATCAGCATACTTGTTTGGAAG GACCCGAAGGAGGGGAATTGGTGGATGCAATTTGGGAACGACTACGTGCTGGGATACTGGCCAGCGTTTCTGTTTTCCTACTTATCAGACAGTGCTTCTATGGTCGAATGGGGAGGCGAGGTTGTGAACTCAGAGTCAGACGGGCAACACACGACCACACAGATGGGCAGTGGCCATTTCCCCGATGAGGGATTTGGTAAGTCGAGTTATGTGAGAAATATTCAGGTGGTAGACGAGTCGAACAACTTGAGGGCTCCTAAAGACATTGGAACTTTCACGGAGCAGTCGAGCTGCTACAATATTCAGCTTGGCAGGAGTGGTGAATGGGGTGAGTACTTCTACTTTGGGGGACCTGGCAGAAACTCCAACTGCCAGtga